Below is a window of Spelaeicoccus albus DNA.
CGGTCGGATGCACTCGCAGCTCGCAGCCGTCGGCCATGCCGAGGCCGAGGATGTCCATGTCCTTGCGCGGCCCGGCTCCCACCGCTTCGGTGAAGAACGAGCAGCCGATCCCCATCAGCTCGCCGCGCGTACGCTTGTCGGCCTGTTCCCGGCGCAAGTCGGCGTAGCCGACAAGCTCCATCGACTGACGCATTGCGGGTTCGTAATTTCCCGAGTCGTACACCCATCCGGTCTTCGTGGCGTACGGGAATTGCTCGGGTTTGATGAAGTTGTTCAACCGCAGGTCAGCCGGATCGACGTCCAGTTCATAGGCCAGGCAATCGACGAGGCGTTCGACGAGGTAGACGGCCTCCGTGATTCGGAACGAACACGCATAGGCGACGCCGCCGGGCGCCTTGTTGGTGTAGACGGCCGTCATATGGCAGTAGGCGGCTTCGAGGTCGTAACTGCCGGTGAATACGCCGAAGAACCCGGCCGGATATTTCACCGGTGCCGCAGTGCCGTTGAACGCTCCGTGATCGGCGAGCACGTCGGTGCGGATTGCCAGAATCTTGCCGTCCTTGGTCGCGGCGATCTCGCCTTGCATCACGTAGTCGCGAGCGAAGCCGGTGCTGATGAGGTTTTCCGACCTGTCTTCCATCCACTTCACCGGTTTGCCGGTCAGCATCGATCCGACGATGGAGCATACGTAGCCCGGATAAATCGGCACCTTGTTGCCGAACCCGCCGCCGATGTCCGGCGATATCACGCGGATCTTGTGCTCGGGCAGGCCGGCGACGAGCGCATACAGCGTGCGGTGTGCGTGCGGTGCCTGGCTTGTCGACCACAGGGTGAGCCCGCCGTCGACACGGTCGAAATCGGCTACGCAGCCGCACGTTTCCATGGGCGCCGGATGCACGCGCGGGTACACCATTTCCTGCTTGACGACGACATCGGCGCGATCGAAGACCGCCTGTGTCGCGGCGGCGTCGCCGGTCTCCCAATCAAAGCAGTGGTTGTTCTCCTTGCCTTCCAGATCGTCGCGAATGACCGGCGCGTCCGGCGCCAAAGCCGTGCGGACGTCGGCCACGGCCTCCAGCGGCTCGTAGTCCACGTCGATCAGTTCGAGGGCGTCGCGTGCGGCGTACCTGTCTTCGGCCACGACGAAGGCGACCTCTTGCCCTTGGAATCGGACCTTATCGGTGGCCAGCACCGCTTGGACGTCGTTCGAGAGGGTCGGCATCCAGGCAAGTCCCTTGTCCGCCAACGCCGCGCCCGTCACCACCGCCTTGACCTTGGGATGGGCCTCGGCGGCGCTGGTATCGATATTCACGATGCGGGCGTGCGCCATCGGAGACCGCAGAATTGCCAAATGCAGCATGCCGCGCAATTGCACGTCGTCGCAGTACTTTCCCAGTCCGCGAATGAACCGGGGGTCTTCTTTGCGCAGCATCCGGCCGTGGCCGAGCGGGTGCTCGTCGTTATTGACCAGATCCGGGGCCGCGTTTTCCGTGACCGTCATGACACTTCCTCCACTTGCTTGGCGTCCGCGGCGTCCGGCCGGCCTTCCGTATTGTCCGCGCCGTCGCCGGCCGGATGGTCGGCCGCCCATTCGATCGAACGGACGATTGTCGTGTAGCCGGTACAGCGGCAGATCTGCCCGGAAATGGCTTCGCGGATCGTGTCCTCGCTCGGATGCGGGTCGCGGTCCAAGAGCGCGCGCCCGGTCATCATCATGCCGGGCGTGCAAAATCCGCACTGCAGACCGTGGCACTCCATGAACCCTTGTTGAATAGGGTCGAGCACGCCGTCTTGTTCGAGACTCTCGACGGTGCGGACGTCGTGCCCGTCGGCCATAGCGGCCAGCACGGTACACGATTTGACCGGTTCGCCGTCGAGCCAGACCACGCATGTCCCGCAATTGGACGTATCGCAGCCCCAGTGCGTGCCGGTCAGTCCCAGCGTGTCCCGTAAGAAATGCACGAGTAGGAGTCGCGGCTCCACTTCCTCCGTGACCTCGTCGCCGTTGACGGTCATCGATACCTGCATGGCGTGTGCCTCCCAGCTGCTGCCCCGGCCTGTGTACTTGTCCCTGGTCCCTGCGCCGATTACGTGTTCCCGGCCCTCGTCCCCGCCGGCCTCATTCCCCGGATGCCGCGTCCTGCGCCCGGGCGACGGCGCGTCGTAGCGCCCTGGCGGTCAGCTCGGCGGCCAAATGCTTCTTATAGAGAACGGAGCCGCGTCCGTCCTCGGTCGGCGAACAACTGTCCGCGGCGATCTCGCCCGCTTCCGCGTACGCGGCATCGGACGGCTCGGCGCCGCGCAGCCGCTGCGAAATCGCCGGGATGCCAGTCGTATTCGGCCCGACTGCGGCAAGCCCCACCCGGGCGTCGACGATCTTGCCGTGCTCGAGCCAGACGGCGGCGCCGGCGGACACGACCGCCCAATCGCCGGCGCGGCGTTCCACCTTTTCGTAGGCGCTGGAGCCGCCCGGGCGAATGGGAATCCGGATCTCGGTGAGCATCTCCCCGTGTTCGACGGCCGTCTCGTACGGACCGCGGTGAAATTCCTCCATCGTCACGACGCGTTCGCCGCCGGTGCCGCGGATGACGCAGCGCGCGTCCACTGTCGTGCAGACGGCCGAGAGGTCTTCGGACGGGTCGGCCTGGCACAGAGATCCGCCGATCGTGCCGCGATTTCTCACGGTTGGGTCCGCGATGACTCGTTCTGCGTCACGGACGATCGGGAAGAATTCGGCAAGGTCGTCGGATTCGAGCAGTTCGCGGTGCCGGGTCAGTGCCCCAATGCGCACCTCGTCGACGCCGATCCGGATATACCCCAGTTCGTCGCGCAGGTCGCCGATGTCGATCAGATATTCGAGATTGGCAAGGCGAAGCTTCATCATCGGCAGCAGGCTGTGTCCGCCGGCCACCAGTCGGGCCTCGTCGCCCAGTCGTTCAAGCAGATCGACCGCCTGGTCGACGCTTGTCGCTCGTTCGTATTCGAAAGGTGCCGGAACCTGCATCGGAAAGATCCCCTCGTTGGACGTCTATCCTCTTAGGCTCAGAGTCGGCCGGACCCCCGGGGATGTCAAGAGCAACCTAAGGACTCGCTTAGGTTGCT
It encodes the following:
- a CDS encoding aerobic carbon-monoxide dehydrogenase large subunit, with product MTVTENAAPDLVNNDEHPLGHGRMLRKEDPRFIRGLGKYCDDVQLRGMLHLAILRSPMAHARIVNIDTSAAEAHPKVKAVVTGAALADKGLAWMPTLSNDVQAVLATDKVRFQGQEVAFVVAEDRYAARDALELIDVDYEPLEAVADVRTALAPDAPVIRDDLEGKENNHCFDWETGDAAATQAVFDRADVVVKQEMVYPRVHPAPMETCGCVADFDRVDGGLTLWSTSQAPHAHRTLYALVAGLPEHKIRVISPDIGGGFGNKVPIYPGYVCSIVGSMLTGKPVKWMEDRSENLISTGFARDYVMQGEIAATKDGKILAIRTDVLADHGAFNGTAAPVKYPAGFFGVFTGSYDLEAAYCHMTAVYTNKAPGGVAYACSFRITEAVYLVERLVDCLAYELDVDPADLRLNNFIKPEQFPYATKTGWVYDSGNYEPAMRQSMELVGYADLRREQADKRTRGELMGIGCSFFTEAVGAGPRKDMDILGLGMADGCELRVHPTGKAVVRLSVQSQGQGHETTFAQIVAEEIGIPPGDIEVVHGDTDNTPFGLGTYGSRSTPVSGAAAALVARKVRDKAKIIASGMLEVSVADLDWDKGSFRVKGDPTSSVTIQDIAMRAHGAGDLPEGLEGGLEAQICYNPSNLTYPFGAYICVVDIDPGTGAVKVRRFVAVDDCGTRINPMIIEGQVHGGLTDGVGMALMEMISFDPDGNCLSSSFMDYLIPTALEVPHWETGFTVTPSPHHPIGAKGVGESATVGSPPAVVNAVIDALRPYGVRHADMPLTPSRVWEAMQGTLKPSF
- a CDS encoding (2Fe-2S)-binding protein; the encoded protein is MQVSMTVNGDEVTEEVEPRLLLVHFLRDTLGLTGTHWGCDTSNCGTCVVWLDGEPVKSCTVLAAMADGHDVRTVESLEQDGVLDPIQQGFMECHGLQCGFCTPGMMMTGRALLDRDPHPSEDTIREAISGQICRCTGYTTIVRSIEWAADHPAGDGADNTEGRPDAADAKQVEEVS
- a CDS encoding FAD binding domain-containing protein, which codes for MQVPAPFEYERATSVDQAVDLLERLGDEARLVAGGHSLLPMMKLRLANLEYLIDIGDLRDELGYIRIGVDEVRIGALTRHRELLESDDLAEFFPIVRDAERVIADPTVRNRGTIGGSLCQADPSEDLSAVCTTVDARCVIRGTGGERVVTMEEFHRGPYETAVEHGEMLTEIRIPIRPGGSSAYEKVERRAGDWAVVSAGAAVWLEHGKIVDARVGLAAVGPNTTGIPAISQRLRGAEPSDAAYAEAGEIAADSCSPTEDGRGSVLYKKHLAAELTARALRRAVARAQDAASGE